A DNA window from Paenibacillus sp. HWE-109 contains the following coding sequences:
- a CDS encoding GIY-YIG nuclease family protein produces MLKLDSGHYYIGQTDNLERRIAKHGTSKGATWTEIYKPISMIETLAVGICNYFEALKTENEITLDYMRKYGWQRVRGGDFSSSDEKAIYDKLIKLKSRNLIHFEINEPIYKEKHHPENYSGKHKIKDKPAVFLNLNSSIRNTVLNSIHVEFKKQISNTTLDEIEQLDIFALRDKWFRTTEGRFPKVDEDEVLLQLESLKTNRIKIEKAKSN; encoded by the coding sequence GTGTTAAAACTAGATAGTGGTCATTATTATATTGGACAGACAGACAATCTTGAGAGACGTATCGCTAAACATGGAACAAGTAAAGGTGCGACTTGGACAGAAATCTATAAACCAATTTCTATGATCGAAACATTGGCTGTTGGTATATGTAATTATTTTGAAGCTCTGAAAACGGAGAATGAAATTACTTTAGATTATATGCGGAAGTATGGCTGGCAGCGAGTGAGAGGTGGGGATTTTTCTAGCTCTGACGAGAAAGCTATCTATGATAAATTAATAAAATTGAAAAGCAGAAATTTAATACATTTTGAAATCAATGAGCCCATCTACAAGGAGAAACATCACCCAGAGAATTACAGTGGTAAACATAAGATTAAAGATAAACCTGCTGTTTTTCTAAATTTAAATAGTAGTATAAGAAATACAGTTCTAAATTCAATTCATGTTGAATTTAAAAAGCAAATAAGTAATACAACTCTTGACGAGATCGAGCAACTTGACATTTTTGCCTTAAGAGATAAGTGGTTTAGAACAACTGAAGGCAGATTTCCTAAAGTGGATGAAGATGAAGTGCTATTGCAACTAGAGAGTCTGAAAACAAACAGGATTAAAATAGAGAAGGCGAAGAGCAATTAA